AATGGCGTCCTGGAAATCGTCGCGGAAGGCCCGCAAGTACACGTCATGGCCTTCGAGATCTTCGTGCTGTCCATCGTCAACGAGTTGTACTTTCGCCACTTCGACCGCGAGAATGCACTGGCCGAAGGCCGTAAACGGTTACGCGCGAAGATCGAGCAGTTGCGGGCCTTCGCGAAGGAGCCGCCGTTGCGCCATCCCTTCGAATTCTTCGACTTTGGAGTACGCCGGCGTTTCTCTGGCGAATGGCAGCGCGAGGTCGATGCAACGCTGAAGAAAGAAATCGGACAGTTCTTTCGCGGCACTTCCAACGTGCTTTCTGCACGAGACCTTGACCTGGTGCCCATCGGCACCATGGCCCATGAATACTTGCAAAGCTACCAAGCCCTGGGCTTTCGCCTGCGCGATTCGCAGAAGGCGGCACTGGAGGATTGGGTGCAGGAATACCGCGGCGACTTAGGTGTGGCCCTCACGGACGTGGTGGGAATGGACGCTTTCCTCGCGGATTTCGATCTGTACTTCGCGAAACTCTTCGATGGCTTGCGGCACGATTCCGGAGACCCGGTGGTGTGGGGCGAGAAGGCGCTCGCCCATTACGCCAAATTGCGCGTCGACCCGCACACCAAGCGCCTGGTCTTCTCCGACGGCTTGAACGT
This window of the Betaproteobacteria bacterium genome carries:
- the pncB gene encoding nicotinate phosphoribosyltransferase, whose amino-acid sequence is MKPVIASLLDTDLYKFTMWQTMLHRHPETQAQYTFVCRNESAYPLGNFLDDVNRELDALCALKFKHDELAYLGGLRFIKTDFVDFLRIFHFQREFIHARSKNGVLEIVAEGPQVHVMAFEIFVLSIVNELYFRHFDRENALAEGRKRLRAKIEQLRAFAKEPPLRHPFEFFDFGVRRRFSGEWQREVDATLKKEIGQFFRGTSNVLSARDLDLVPIGTMAHEYLQSYQALGFRLRDSQKAALEDWVQEYRGDLGVALTDVVGMDAFLADFDLYFAKLFDGLRHDSGDPVVWGEKALAHYAKLRVDPHTKRLVFSDGLNVTKAIELYRHFAERTQLGFGIGTHLTNDCGLTPLNIVMKLTLCNGQPVAKLSDSPGKTLCDDQTFLAYLRQVFNVPA